A stretch of DNA from Paracoccus methylovorus:
CGGGCAAAGCCCGCAGGCAAGAAGCACAACGTCTTGGCCTTCAATGAGGCCACGACCAATCTTGCCGTGTCGCACGGCACTTACATCCTGACAAAGCGTTTCACCTCCAAGGAAGAGAAGCGGCGGCTGGTGGCAGTGATCTATGATCCGGCGGCGGTCGATGCCGAGTATGTCGGCTTATCGGCCTCCCTCCTGCCCACCTAGTTCCCGGTGTCGCGGCAATCAATGCATGCAGAAAATGATGCCCAGTGATTGACGCATCGCATGAGGCTGCCTAAATATGTTTGTGACTACTCACTAACTAACGGGGTGCCCCGTGCGAAAATCAGCGGAGCTTCGCAAGGCCGAGATCGTGGCCACCGTGCTCGACCTGGCCGACCGGATCGGGCCGGACCGGGTGACGACGGGGGCGGTCGCGTCGCAGATCGGCGTCACGCAGGCCGCGCTGTTCCGGCACTTCCCGACCAAGGCGGCACTCTGGCAGGCCGTTGCCGAGCATGTGGCCGAGGGGCTGGCAACGGCGTGGGAGGATGCATTGCGCCTCGGAGACACCCCGATCGTCAGGTTGCGTGCACTGATTTCCGCACAGTTCGCGCAGATCGACGCGACCCCCGCGCTGCCGATGCTGCTGTTTTCGCGTGAGTTGAATGTCACCAATGCGGACCTGCGCGCCACCTTTCACGGCAGGCTCACGACCTTCCACGGCCTTCTGGCCATGGCGGTCAGAGCCGGCCAGAAAACCGGCGCGTTGCGCGGCGACATCGCCGCAAACGATGCGGCGGCGCTGCTGACGTCGCTCGTGCAGGGCGTGGCGATCCGCTGGGCGCTCGGCGCTCGCGATTTCGACTTGCGAGCCGAGGGGCTACGCCTATTCGACGCACAGTGCCGGCTTTTGGCTACGTAAGGAGAATAGACGATGCGGCGCATTTGGCTATCGGCTCTTCTTCTAGCAGCGGCTGTCGCTGCCGGCTTTCTGTTCTTCACCGAACGCCCAGTGACGGTGGCGGTCATTCAGCCCGAACATGATGTGGCCCTTCGCATCTACGGGCTCGGCACTGTAGAGGCGCAGATACTCAGCCGCATCGGCTTCGAGGTGGGCGCCGCCCTGACCCGGCTTTCCGCCGATGCCGGCGACAGCGTGACCAAGGGGCAGGAATTGGCCGTCCTCCACTCTGCCGTGCAGGAAGCGCGTGTTGTCCGCGCCCGGGCCGCGGTGGCAGCGAACGAGGCCAATCTTGCCAGGGCCGAAGCGGCGCTGGTGCGGGCCCGGGTCATGCTGGCGCAGCGCGAGGTCGCGAACCAACGGCTGCAGGGGCTGGCGCAACGCGATGTGGCCTCGATCCAGCGCGCCGAGGAAACGCAACGCGATGCGGACGTGGCCCGCGCCGATCTGGCGGTGGCCGAGGCGGATGTGGCCGTGATCCGGGCACAGGGCCTCGATGCGGCGGCCGCCCTGCGGCAGGAGGAAGCCCTTCTCGGCCATCACCGGCTGCTCGCGCCCTTTGATGCGCTGCTTGTCACCCGCCATGCCGAACCGGGCACGGTCGTCAAGGCGGGCGACCCGATCTTCACCCTGATCGACCCGGCCACCATCTGGATCCAGGCGTACATCGACGAAGAACGTGCCGGCCAGCTTGTCCGGGGCCAGCCGGGCACGATCCGGCTGCGATCGCAGCCTTCGGCCGAATTCCATGGCACCATCGCCCGCATCGGCATCGAAAGCGACCGGGTGAACGAAGAACGCCGCGTCTGGCTGACCTGCGCCGACTGCCCCGCCGAGATGTTCCTTGGCGAACAGGCCGAGGTGCGCATCCTGACCGGCACGCGCGCGAGCGCCCTGATGGTGCCGGAGGTCGCGATCACCGGCTTCGACGGCCATCGCGGCACGGTCTGGACGGTGCGAGACGGCCGTCTCGCGCGGGTGGAGTTGACCCTCGGCGTCCGCGATGATCGCGGTCGCGTCGAGGTCACGGGCGGACTGCCCGAGGGAGCCGCCATCGTCGCCCATCCGCCCAAGGGCGCGGCCGAGGGTCGGCGCGCCCGCGGCAGTGAGGCGCCATGAACCTCGCGCTCAAGGACATCCGCCATGGCCTGTTCCGGTTCGTGCTGACCTGTTTCGGGTTGGGGCTGCTGATGACGGTCGTGCTGGCGATGATCGGCATCTACAACGGCCTCGTCTCGGACGCGCTGGCGGTTGTAAAGGCACCGGCCGCAGATGTCTGGGTGGTGGAGGCCGGAACCAAGGGACCGTTCGCGGAAGCCTCCAGCATTCCCGCCGACACCCGCGACGCGGTGGCGCGGATGCCCGGCGTGGCCGAGGCCGGTGCGGTCAACTACCAGAACGTCGAGGCGCCCCATGCCGGGCGCACGCTGCGGCTCTATGTCGTCGGCTACGAGCCGGGCCGTCCGGGCGGGCCGCAGATGATCGCCGCGGGGCGGGGCATCGGCGCCAGCCATTTCGAGCTGGTGGCCGACCGCAAGACCGGCCTTTCGCCCGGCGAGACCATCCGGCTCGGGCGCAACCGCTTTACCGTGGTCGGCCTGGTCGAAGGGGCGATGAACTCGGGCGGGGATCCGGCGGTCTATGTGACGCTGGCCGACGCGATGGCGCTGCAGACCGAGCTCGACCCGGCCGCTCAGCGGGTGCAGGCCGCGCGCGGGGCTGTCTCCGTCAAGTCCGCATCGGTCGCCGCCATAATTGCCCGCATGTCGCCGGGCGCCGATGTCGATCTGCTGACCGCGACCGTGCGCCAATGGAAGCACCTCGCCGCCATGACTCAGGCCGAACAGGAGGAACTGCTGCTGGCCTCGGTCGTCGACAAGGCGCGCCGCCAGATCGGGCTGTTCCTCGGCATCCTTCTCTCCGTCAGCGCCGTGGTGATCGCGCTGATCATCTACACGATGACCATGGAGAAGCTGAAGCAGATCGCCACGCTGAAGCTGATCGGCGCGCCCGACCGCACCATCATCGCGCTGATCGTGCAGCAGGCGCTGATTCTCGGCGCCGCGGGCTGGGGGATCGGCCTGATGCTGATCCTTGCGGTGAAGGACTATTTTCCCCGTCGCGTGGTGCTGGAGCCGTTCAACGTCATGGTCCTTGCCGGCATCATCGCCGCCGTCTGCCTTCTATCCTCGGCGCTCGGCGTGCGAGCGGCGATGAAGGTCGACCCGGCCACAGCGCTCGGGAGCTGACATGGCGCTCGGCGACATCCTCATCGAGGTTTCGGGCGTCGCCAAGCATTTCGGCGAGGGCGAAACCCGCGTCGATGCCCTGCGCTCGGTTGATCTCACCGTGCGCGCCGGCGAGGTGATCGCGCTGCTCGGGCCGTCAGGTTCGGGCAAGACGACGCTACTCAACATCATCGGCTGCATCCTCGCCCCATCGGCGGGACGGGTGGTGCTGGACGCCGAGCCGGTCTTCGACGGCAAATGGCTGCGGCGCGACCTGAGGCGTCTCAGGCTCGACAAGATCGGCTTCATCTTCCAGAGTCACAACCTGCTGCCCTTCCTGACGGCGCAGGAGAATGTCGCGGTCGTGCTCGATCTTACCGGTCTGCCCGCCGAGGAAGGCCGGACGCGGGCGCGTGAACTGCTGGACTATCTGGAGGTCGGCCATCGCGCGATGGTCAAGCCGGCGCTGCTGTCGGGTGGCGAAGCGCAGCGCGTGGCGATTGCCCGCGCGCTGGCCAACCGCCCCCGCATCATCCTTGCCGACGAACCCACTGCCGCGCTCGACGGCGCGCGCGCCGGGCTGGTGATGGACCTCATGCGCAAGCTCGCGGCCGAGCAGGAAGCCTGCATCGTGACCGTCACCCATGACGAGAAGATCTTCGACCGCTTCGACCGCCTGATCCACCTGCGCGACGGCCATCTGGTTAGCGCGTGATGGTCAGGAGTCAGGAGGCAGACATGACCCAAGCCCTCACACGCCGATCCTCGCCACCGTCATGCCTGCGGCGGATCGGATGTCGCACGACAGTGGCCGATACCACGCGACCTTGAAAAGGTGTAACCAAGATGCAACCGACATCCTATTCCAGAGCCCAGATCATCCTGCACTGGACGATTGCGGCCCTCGTCTTTTTCCAGATCCTCATGCATGACGGCATCGTCAAGGTATGGGACGGGCGGATGGACGGCATGCTGCCGAACCAGCCGACGATCAATCCTCATGCCGTTGCCGGCGCGCTGATCCTCGTTCTCGTTCTGTGGCGGCTGGTGCTGCGCCGCCGGCGCGGCGTTCCGGGCCTGCCGGAAGGCGAGCACCCGGCCCTGAAAGTTCTGGCCACGGGCATGCATGCGGCTCTCAACCTCCTGCTGATCCTGATGGCGCTTTCCGGCATGGCGGCGTGGATTTCCGGCGTCGAGGCGATCGGCGAAGCCCATTCCATCGCGCGGCTGGCGCTGGTTCCGCTGGTCCTCCTGCATATCCTCGCCGCACTTTACCATCATTTCTGGCTCAAGACCGATGTGCTGCGGCGCATGTTTGGCCGGGCCTGAGGCGGGGTCCGTTCCGCGCGCCGCAACCCGCAACCCATGGCAGGCCGGGCCACGCCCGCCCGGCCGCTCCCCAAACCCCGAACTCCGGAGGCAGACATGACGAGAAGACCGCGCAGCCAGACCGTTGCCGCCGCCGTCGCGGTGATCTTCGGCCTGCTGACCATCGTTTCGGGCGGCAGGGCGCTGTTCGGCGGCGTCGATATGGGCGCAGTGGTGCCATTCGTGCTGTGGTTCAACTTCGTCGCGGGATTTGCCTATGTCCTGGCCGGGATCGGCCTGTTGCGCGGCGCAGGGTGGGCGCCGCTGCTGTCGCTGGCCATCGCCACGGCCACGGTGGCCGTCTTCGCCGCCTTCCTGTGGCATGTCGGTGCCGGCGGCGCATGGGAGGCACGCACCATGGGCGCGATGATCCTGCGCAGCGCCATCTGGATAGCCGTCGCGGCCTTTGCATTTCGGTGCCATAAGCCATCCGATTGATCCACTCACCCAGCCAGCGATGGCGGCTGCCAGCCGCGACCTCGCCAGCCAGGAACCTGACATGAAGCGATTTCCAACTATTGACCTGTCACTGACCCTTTCGCTCGTTACCGTGCTCGGCATGGCAATGGCGGCGGCCGGCAGGTGGCTACCAAGCGGAGCTTTCGACGCTCTGGAGCTGCCGGGACTGGTGCTGGTCTATCTGGCTGGCGGCCTGCCGACCGGCTGGCGCGCGCTGTCGGAGCTGTGGCGCGCGCGCGTGCTTGACATCGACCTGTTGATGATCGTCGCGGCAATCGCCGCCGCAATCGTCGGCGCCCCGTTCGAGGGTGCGGTGCTGCTGACGCTGTTCAGCATCTCGACCACGCTGGAGGAACGCGCGCTTGGCCGGGCCCGCCGCGCCATCGAGGCCTTGATGGCGCTGCGCCCCGAGACCGCCTTGCGCAAGACCGCGGGCGGCGATGTCGAGGAAGTTCCCGCCGAGGTGCTGACCGTCGGCGATGTAGTGGTGCTGCGCCCCGGCGCCCGGGTGCCCAGTGATGGCGTGGTCGTCACCGGGCGCGGCGGCATCGACGAGGCCAATATCACCGGCGAATCCATGCCCGTGTCGAAAGAGGCCGGTGCGCAGGTGTTCGAGGCCACGATCAACCTCGACGGCGTGCTGGAGGTCGAGGTCACGCGCAGCGTCAGCGACAGCACCATCGCCCGCATGATCCGTCTGGTGACCGAGGCACAGGCCGCCCGCGCGCCCTCCGAACGGTTCAGCGAATGGTTCGGCCAGCGCTACACGGTCGCGGTGCTGGCGGGTGCGGTGATCGCCTTTGCCACGTTCTGGTGGCTGGGCGGCGACTGGGAACTGGCGCTTTACCGCGCCGCCACGCTGCTGGTCGCCGCCAGCCCCTGCGCCATCGTCATTTCCGTCCCCGCCGCGATCCTGTCGGCCCTTTCGGCGGCGGCGCGGGGCGGTGTTCTGTTCAAGGGCGGCGGCGCGCTGGAGACGCTGGCCGAGGTCGATATCTTCGCCTTCGACAAGACCGGCACCCTGACCACCGGCCGCGCCGAGGTGACGGAAATCGTCGCGCTGGATGGCGACGAGGCCGGGTTCCTGTCGCTGCTGGCGGGGCTGGAGGCGCATTCCGAGCATCATATCGCGGCCGCGATCCGCCGTGAGGTCGCCAGCCGCGGGCTTGATCCGGCGCAGGTGGCCGATGTGAACGCCCGGCCAGGCATCGGCATCGAAGGGTCCGATGCACTTGGCCCGGTTTGGGCGGGCAATGCCTATCTTGCCGAGGACACGAAGGCCGCAACGGATCACCCCGCGTTGCAGGCGCTGGCGGATGGCGCCAATACGGTCGTCTATCTGGGTCGCGACGCCACCGTGCTGGGCGCCGTCAGCGTGGCGGATGAGGCACGGGCCAGTTCCGCCGGGGCGATCGCGGCCCTGCGCGACAGTGGTGTCCGCCGCATCGTCATGATGACCGGGGATCGCAGGCCGGTGGCGCTGCGCATCGGCGCCCAGCTTGGGCTGGGGCCCGAGGAGACTCACGCCGAAATGCTGCCACAGGACAAGGTTCGCGCGGTTGGCGAACTGGCCGCAACCGGCCGCGTCGCCTTTGTCGGCGACGGCGTGAACGACGCCGCGGCGCTGGCCCGCGCCGATGTCGGCATCGCCATGGGTGCGGCCGGGTCCGAGGTGGCGCTTCAAGCCGCCGATGTGGCGCTGCTGTCCGAGGATATGGAGCGGCTTGCGGACGCGCACCGCCTGTCGCGCCGAACCACAAGGGTGATCCGGCAGAACCTGACCTTCGCCATCGGCGCCATGGTGGTTCTGGTCATCGGCGGGCTGTTCTTCGATCTGCCGTTGCCGCTGGTGGTGATTGGCCATGAAGGCGGCACCGTGCTGGTGGTGCTGAACGGGCTGCGGTTGCTGTCGGACCCGATCCGCCGGTCGAAGGCGTCCGTTGCCGGACAGGCGCTGACGGGTGTCGCGCAGCCCACCTGAACCGTGGGGATGCGCTCACCCCCGAAAGACGCGCAGATGCGGAAACGCGCCCTTTTCCAGATAGGCTTCCTCCTCGGGCGTCGATCTGCGACCAAGGATGGCGTTGCGGTGCGGGTGGCGGCCAAAGCTGGCGATGATGCGGCGCACCTGCCCCGCTTGATCGACGAGCGAGGCATAGAGCGGCCGCAACGGCGTCGGCGCACGGGCGGCAATGTCACGGCGCAGGGCGGTCAGCCGATCAATGCGGGCCAGATGGTCCGACCCCTCTGCATGGCCCAGGGGCTGGGTGAAAGCGATCTGGAACCACGGCAGGCCAAGTGCCGCCCAGTCTCCTTTTTCCAACCCTTCCAGCGCCTGCGCCAGGGCCGCCGGGTCTTGCGCCCAGGCCCGCTTGCTGCCCCGCCACAGCGAGCGCGGGAACTGGTCCAGCACCACGATCAGCGCCAGCCGGCCCCTGGGCGTCCCGGCCCAATGATCCAGCGCCCTCGCCGCGCCGCGTTCGGTCAGCGGGCCAAAGCGCGCCGCAATCGCACCGTCCGCGCCGCCATGCATCCGCCAGCGCCACAGCTCGGCATGGCGGTCAGGGTCGATATCCAGCGCGCGGCCCTCGGGGAACCAGAAATCCAGAACCTCGCCGATCTGTCTGGCATCATTGCTATCGGTCATGTCATCCCCCATGAAAACGCCCCCGCGCCATGGACACGGGAGCGGAATTGTCGATGAGGCACAAGCGCCTAGGCGGTCGCGGGCACCGCTGCCTGCGCAGGCCGGCGTCCGCCGGGACCGCGCGGGACGCGCAGCAGGCGCATGGCGTTGGCGATCACCACCAGCACCGAAAGCTGGTGGATCAGCATGCCCTCGGCCATATGCACATCGCCGCTGAACACGCCAAACAGCAGCCCGGCCACGGTCAGCAGCGCAATGACGAGGTTCTGGCGCATATTGCTCAGCGTCGCGCGGGAAATCGCCATCGCCTCGGGCAGTTTCTCCAGATCGTCGGCCATCAGCGCAATGTCGGCGGTCTCGATCGCCACGTCCGAGCCCGCGACCCCCATGGCGATCGAGGTATCAGCGGCAGCCAGCGCTGGGGCGTCGTTAATGCCGTCGCCGATCATGGCGACATGGCGGCCCTCGGCCTGAAAGCGGCGGATCAGGTCAAGCTTGTCCTCGGGCAGCAGCCCGGCATGAACCTCGTCGATGCCGATTTCCGCAGCGATGGCGTGGGCGGCCTGCGGCTGGTCGCCGGTCAGCATGGCGATGCGCCCGACCCCGATGTCGCGCAGCCGGGCAATTGCGCCCTTGGCCGAGGGGCGGGGCTGGTCGGACAGGCCAAAGATGCCCGCGATGCGCCCGTCCAGCGCCACGATGATCGGCGTGCGCCCGCGCCCCAAAACCCCGGACAGCGCGGTCTCGGCCTCGGGGTCGAACGCGATGCCCAGCCTGTCGAACAGCCGCCGGTTGCCGGCCGCGACCTGCCGGCCCGCGTGGTTCACCACAAGGCCCATGCCGGCCACTTCCTCGACCGCTTCCGGCGCGGGAATGTCACCCTCGGCACGACCAGCGGCCACGACGGGCCGACCCAAGGGGTGATCCGAGCCGGATTCGGCGATGGCGGTCCAGTGCAGCAACTCGGCGCGGTCCATACCCGCCAGCGGCAGCACCTCGACCAGACTCGGGCGGCCCTCGGTGAGCGTCCCGGTCTTGTCCAGCGCCAGCATGTCGATGCGGCCCGCGCTTTCCAGATGCTGCCCGCCCTTGATCAGGATCCCCGACCGCGCCGCCCGCCCGATACCGGCGACGATGGAGACCGGCGTCGAGATCACCAGCGCGCCGGGGCAGGCCACGACCAGCAGCGTCAGCGCGAGGCGAATGTCCTGCGTCACCGCCCAGGCACCCAGCGCCAGCACCATGATGCCGGGCGTATACCATTGCGCGAAACGCTCGATCATGCGCTGGCTGGGGGCGCGTTCCTCCTGCGCCTCTTCGACGCGGCGGATGATCCGGGCCAGCGTGGTATCGGCGCCGATGCCGGTGGCGCGGATGCGCAGCACGCCATTTTCCGCGATGGTGCCGGCATGGACGTGGGAGCCGGGGGCTTTCTCGGCCGGGATCGGCTCGCCGGTGATGGCGGCCTCGGACACGGCGGCGTTGCCGTCGATCACCTCGCCATCGACGGGGATGCGGTTTCCGGCGCGCACCAGCACGACCTCATTCGGCTGGACAGCACTGGCGGCGATCTCGACCGGCTGGCCGTCGCGGATCACGGTGGCGATCTCGGGCGCGGCCTTCAGCAGATCGGCCAGCGCGCCACGGGTCTGGCGTAGGGTGCGCGCCTCAAGCCAGGCGCCGAAGCTGAACAAAAAGGTAACGGCGGCGGATTCCCAGTATTCGCCGATGAACAGCGCGCCGATGGCGGCGACAGTCACCAGCAACTCGATCGAGAAATGGCGGATGCGCAGCGCTTGCACCGCCCGCCAGGCAATGTCGGAGCCGGCGACAAAGGCCGCCGCCAGCATGGACGCCGCCCAAAGCCCGCGCAGGCCGAACCCGTAAAGGGCGATCAGGCCCAGCACGATCAGGCTGCCGCTGATGATGGTCAGCCACTTCCTGCGGCTGGCCGGCTGGTGAAGAATTGTCAGGATGGGGGTCAACATGCGGGGCCTCATCTATGTAAAGGCCCGGCCGCGCGGGCAGGCACGGCCGGGCTGGAAAGGGTTGCGTCAGAATGCGGCGGGGCGGGCCTCGTAGCCGGTGGATTTTACCACCGAGACAAGCGCCTCAACCGGGGCGGATGCGGGGTCATGTTCGACCTCGATGCGGCCGGTGTTGAAATGCACCTTGGCGCTGGTCACGCCCTGGGTTGCCGCCAGCGCCTTTTCGATCTTGGT
This window harbors:
- a CDS encoding heavy metal translocating P-type ATPase; translated protein: MKRFPTIDLSLTLSLVTVLGMAMAAAGRWLPSGAFDALELPGLVLVYLAGGLPTGWRALSELWRARVLDIDLLMIVAAIAAAIVGAPFEGAVLLTLFSISTTLEERALGRARRAIEALMALRPETALRKTAGGDVEEVPAEVLTVGDVVVLRPGARVPSDGVVVTGRGGIDEANITGESMPVSKEAGAQVFEATINLDGVLEVEVTRSVSDSTIARMIRLVTEAQAARAPSERFSEWFGQRYTVAVLAGAVIAFATFWWLGGDWELALYRAATLLVAASPCAIVISVPAAILSALSAAARGGVLFKGGGALETLAEVDIFAFDKTGTLTTGRAEVTEIVALDGDEAGFLSLLAGLEAHSEHHIAAAIRREVASRGLDPAQVADVNARPGIGIEGSDALGPVWAGNAYLAEDTKAATDHPALQALADGANTVVYLGRDATVLGAVSVADEARASSAGAIAALRDSGVRRIVMMTGDRRPVALRIGAQLGLGPEETHAEMLPQDKVRAVGELAATGRVAFVGDGVNDAAALARADVGIAMGAAGSEVALQAADVALLSEDMERLADAHRLSRRTTRVIRQNLTFAIGAMVVLVIGGLFFDLPLPLVVIGHEGGTVLVVLNGLRLLSDPIRRSKASVAGQALTGVAQPT
- a CDS encoding efflux RND transporter periplasmic adaptor subunit, whose product is MRRIWLSALLLAAAVAAGFLFFTERPVTVAVIQPEHDVALRIYGLGTVEAQILSRIGFEVGAALTRLSADAGDSVTKGQELAVLHSAVQEARVVRARAAVAANEANLARAEAALVRARVMLAQREVANQRLQGLAQRDVASIQRAEETQRDADVARADLAVAEADVAVIRAQGLDAAAALRQEEALLGHHRLLAPFDALLVTRHAEPGTVVKAGDPIFTLIDPATIWIQAYIDEERAGQLVRGQPGTIRLRSQPSAEFHGTIARIGIESDRVNEERRVWLTCADCPAEMFLGEQAEVRILTGTRASALMVPEVAITGFDGHRGTVWTVRDGRLARVELTLGVRDDRGRVEVTGGLPEGAAIVAHPPKGAAEGRRARGSEAP
- a CDS encoding ABC transporter permease encodes the protein MNLALKDIRHGLFRFVLTCFGLGLLMTVVLAMIGIYNGLVSDALAVVKAPAADVWVVEAGTKGPFAEASSIPADTRDAVARMPGVAEAGAVNYQNVEAPHAGRTLRLYVVGYEPGRPGGPQMIAAGRGIGASHFELVADRKTGLSPGETIRLGRNRFTVVGLVEGAMNSGGDPAVYVTLADAMALQTELDPAAQRVQAARGAVSVKSASVAAIIARMSPGADVDLLTATVRQWKHLAAMTQAEQEELLLASVVDKARRQIGLFLGILLSVSAVVIALIIYTMTMEKLKQIATLKLIGAPDRTIIALIVQQALILGAAGWGIGLMLILAVKDYFPRRVVLEPFNVMVLAGIIAAVCLLSSALGVRAAMKVDPATALGS
- a CDS encoding ABC transporter ATP-binding protein, with protein sequence MALGDILIEVSGVAKHFGEGETRVDALRSVDLTVRAGEVIALLGPSGSGKTTLLNIIGCILAPSAGRVVLDAEPVFDGKWLRRDLRRLRLDKIGFIFQSHNLLPFLTAQENVAVVLDLTGLPAEEGRTRARELLDYLEVGHRAMVKPALLSGGEAQRVAIARALANRPRIILADEPTAALDGARAGLVMDLMRKLAAEQEACIVTVTHDEKIFDRFDRLIHLRDGHLVSA
- a CDS encoding heavy metal translocating P-type ATPase; amino-acid sequence: MLTPILTILHQPASRRKWLTIISGSLIVLGLIALYGFGLRGLWAASMLAAAFVAGSDIAWRAVQALRIRHFSIELLVTVAAIGALFIGEYWESAAVTFLFSFGAWLEARTLRQTRGALADLLKAAPEIATVIRDGQPVEIAASAVQPNEVVLVRAGNRIPVDGEVIDGNAAVSEAAITGEPIPAEKAPGSHVHAGTIAENGVLRIRATGIGADTTLARIIRRVEEAQEERAPSQRMIERFAQWYTPGIMVLALGAWAVTQDIRLALTLLVVACPGALVISTPVSIVAGIGRAARSGILIKGGQHLESAGRIDMLALDKTGTLTEGRPSLVEVLPLAGMDRAELLHWTAIAESGSDHPLGRPVVAAGRAEGDIPAPEAVEEVAGMGLVVNHAGRQVAAGNRRLFDRLGIAFDPEAETALSGVLGRGRTPIIVALDGRIAGIFGLSDQPRPSAKGAIARLRDIGVGRIAMLTGDQPQAAHAIAAEIGIDEVHAGLLPEDKLDLIRRFQAEGRHVAMIGDGINDAPALAAADTSIAMGVAGSDVAIETADIALMADDLEKLPEAMAISRATLSNMRQNLVIALLTVAGLLFGVFSGDVHMAEGMLIHQLSVLVVIANAMRLLRVPRGPGGRRPAQAAVPATA
- a CDS encoding TetR/AcrR family transcriptional regulator, with the translated sequence MRKSAELRKAEIVATVLDLADRIGPDRVTTGAVASQIGVTQAALFRHFPTKAALWQAVAEHVAEGLATAWEDALRLGDTPIVRLRALISAQFAQIDATPALPMLLFSRELNVTNADLRATFHGRLTTFHGLLAMAVRAGQKTGALRGDIAANDAAALLTSLVQGVAIRWALGARDFDLRAEGLRLFDAQCRLLAT
- a CDS encoding DUF924 family protein; translation: MTDSNDARQIGEVLDFWFPEGRALDIDPDRHAELWRWRMHGGADGAIAARFGPLTERGAARALDHWAGTPRGRLALIVVLDQFPRSLWRGSKRAWAQDPAALAQALEGLEKGDWAALGLPWFQIAFTQPLGHAEGSDHLARIDRLTALRRDIAARAPTPLRPLYASLVDQAGQVRRIIASFGRHPHRNAILGRRSTPEEEAYLEKGAFPHLRVFRG
- a CDS encoding cytochrome b, whose protein sequence is MQPTSYSRAQIILHWTIAALVFFQILMHDGIVKVWDGRMDGMLPNQPTINPHAVAGALILVLVLWRLVLRRRRGVPGLPEGEHPALKVLATGMHAALNLLLILMALSGMAAWISGVEAIGEAHSIARLALVPLVLLHILAALYHHFWLKTDVLRRMFGRA
- a CDS encoding heavy-metal-associated domain-containing protein is translated as MTKTILRSDEFSCPSCVTKIEKALAATQGVTSAKVHFNTGRIEVEHDPASAPVEALVSVVKSTGYEARPAAF